The genomic segment GGAACCAGTGGTCGGACAAAACAACTATGTGTTTTGGATCCGTAATGGAAAATCTCTGACGATCATCTGATCATTTTGAGGTATTGCGCTGTATTTGGAAAACTATGGCTGTTTTCACTGGAAAGGCCTTATGATCAAAGTGCCTTACataacacacaggcatacattCACAAACAAAACCCACAAGGAGCGGCCCACATCTTCTTAAGTGTGCGGCCGTCACAGTGCAGATTTTTGAAATGTCAACAATTTCAAAAAGTTTTTGTTGCCAGTCAACAGACTGCCTTATAGCGCAATATGTTGAAAATAACTTTAGTCACAGTGAATGCTGCCGTTTTGCTTCCCCAAACAAATGACACAGGCTTAATAATGTAAGTTAACTGTAACAGAGGACAAAACACACAAGTGGACCcagtcaaaaaataaaacaaaaaaaaacctccatgtCTGCTGCATTGGGCTACTCTGTAGTTATTTGTAGGTTCTCATTAACATTGATGGCATGGCCTGCATAATGTGACGTTGGAAGCTTACAGCATGGAGAGATAATTAGTATGTGACTTGTTGATTGTTTTCTAGACAACATAATGTGTTCGATAGTCCCCGTATCTGACAGCTGTCTTTTAATTAAGttctgtttttacttttttcgtATTCAGTTCAACTGAACTGTACAGCTGAAGTTTATCTTAGCATCATTTTTAGATGTAAATGTCTATAACAGGCAGAGGAGGCTTTTAAGAATTTCTGTTTGAACTTGTCATTTGCTTCAGAATGGTACCATGTAAACGTGCGAGCCTTGAAAATTCAGGTATTTTTCATGGTTTCGAGACTCTGTACAAACccttttcattctaaaatgtgagATCTTGTGCTCACCTTTtttcttgtctcctttcctctcttcacctTTCTTCCCATcatctttgttttgtctgcaagaaacaaaaaaaaaaccctatctATCTTTGTCCTGACGGGTTGGATACATCTCAGTGTCATAACATGCCAGACAGTGTTCATATTGAATGCCTTCCATAGCTGCTTGACTGTTACTCTTGACAAACAGAAACCAGGGGAACTTGGAGCCTAGGTTTGGGTAACAGCTTCCATACCAAAAAGCACTTTAATATTTAGAAATGGCAGAATAAAATTATGTCTTGTAAGCTTTCAGAAGGCACTGACATTGGCTGGCATGTTCCTGATGTTTCTATGCAAGTATAAAAGTAAATCTCAAAGTACTTTTATACTATGCAAGTAAATCCCAAATGGTGATAAATGGTTTTCAATGTTGaatgggcagtgtgtgtgtgtgtgtgtgcgtgtgtgtgtatacttacTCTCTCAATTCATCTACTTTCCGCCGCCGCACATCTTTCTCAGTTTCCATTGAGTTGTTCTGTCTCTTTCGGCCCTTGTTTTTCTGCTCATTGCAAAAGATTAAAGAAAATCGAAAACATGTACATGAAAGCATACTGCACATGAATCAATAATGAAATCATTCAACATGAATTCAGCTCTACATACAGACTCTACAGAAATTTTGTTATCCCACTCTTCACACAAAATATACAGCATTTCAACATACTTTGACATCATTACCTGGTGAAATATAAAAGGCAAACTGTTCAGACAGGCTGTACCAAGAATGGCATCTCAGATTATCCATCTACCCACGAGGCAAAAAAAGTAACTCTTGCCATATGGCAACGCCATGTTGTAAATGCAGGGTATCTGTAGCTTTCAGACagcaaatttaagactttttaaggctACCTGGAACTGAACTTCAGACGAACAGGACAACCAAAATATAGAAACTAAAAGCTGGCTAAAACAGaatatttctgattgaacaaaGCTATAGAaatttctgaaactataaatgggcagtttGACACTAGGGAACTAATTGATTAGGGGCACACTGTTCAATTGTGTCTGTTAAAGAAAATGtgctaaaacaaaacatattctGCCTCCCCATATTAGCCCCGTTCTGCCTTGCAACAATAAATATCAGAAATTGTAAACCCTccccaaaaaatgtcaataccACCATCTGATTAAATTACATTATTCTTAATTTAAATGATTGTGTCATCTGAATCTGTCATTCTTGGtcaaaaaaataagacctctgaGAACTGCATTCAATACTTTTTAAgggcttaaaggataaggctgggttttttttaatacatttcttaccatcaacaaatcctatgaaaataacaaaatcaacaatgcgtttgctctactcccgttactttctgacttcccacgtaccgtttttagccgtcaacccggaagtcattggctccaatcgtaagctaaaaaccttgaaagtttaaattttaaaaattgctaactgttaccacgaaaagtcagactgttgtagttattaccaaatcaaattcaaatgggaacaaattcgcTGACCTGGTTAAGCTTGGTGTGCCACCTCCAATGACTTACTACTGAGAAGTTCAAATTTTGAGAAGTGACACTTGCCTCCTCATCCTCAGAGCCAGAGGAGCTGTCGTCCTTggcttgtctctttctcttggcTTCAGGCTCCTTCCCGTCTGCATCCTTTCCTTTGCtgtcctccttcttcttcctcttctcctcctctccactcttggACTTGTCCTCTgctgccctctttctctttttgtccgACTCAGCAGAGTCCCTGAATAGGAAGGATAAAGAGGGTTGGGAGGCCAACAGAAGCAAAGAGTAAACACTCCTCTAATATTCTGAAAGtataaataatagtaataatgctATTTCAATAAAGTGGCCAAAGATGGTAGCTTAAGTGTTTCTTAACATGTTAGCGACATGCAGAAGAGTCAACATAGCAAAATTGCAGAATTAGAATATAATTTAGGTGTTATTccatttgcatgtgtttgtgaaagTGCATAGATAGTCATGCGTTTACATTTCACTCCCCGAGCCTTGGGCATCCTGCTGCTGAAGTAAAAGCATCTTCTCACTTTTGGGCTTCCTGCCTCGGCGTTTAGGACCCTCTCCACCttgtcacacgcacacacacacacacacacacacacacacacacacaaaactgcatAAATCCAGCATGTACATATGGAGAGCTGAATGCTCGATGTTCTACCCACATTTGAAACTGCAGTAAAAACAGACGAATTTACCACTGCGGCAAACATCTTACATTTATCACTGCTGTATTGCAACATAGTTCCAATTTCCTTTAATTCTATAATGGCACTGTGTTGCAATACAGCAGTGATAAATGCAAGATGTTTGCTTGATGCTttgataaataaatgtattctctCATCATCAGCTCTCACCATATTAAAACATATATCCTTATCTCATATTTTCtcatctgtccctctctcccattcaaACTGCACATATAGCATGTGGACACAGCATGAACTTTCTAAGAGTCGATTATTACAGTCTACTATGCCACATACTGTCCATCATGCCATGAACAACATAATAGGGATCAGCCACAGTGTCACTGGGAATATGGCCTACCTGGAGGACTAGTAGGACTGGAAGGAGCATCCTCTTTATCAGTGTCCTGGTCAGCCTcactctgggaaaaaaaagacaaaagaaaacttAGCTCCTTTTCATACACTTCCAATGCCATCTGTTGTTATAGCATGTCCTAAATCTTTGGGGAGCTTGTAAATAGTTTTATCTGAACACCTGAACAAAACTGacaatatattacattatacaatatattttctgtcttttcggTATCTGAATGCACCCCAGTAGTCGCTTTTATTTGCTTTGGGTTCCTGAATGGGTTCCAATTACTTTATGGTTGTTCCTTAAAGCTGATGTGCCTTTTTGTGACGTTTTCAATCAACCATTTCCACAAGTACATTTACCATCTAAGTCTCACAGAAAGTATAGTCATTAGTAAATAGGACcaacctttttctttctccctcttttagGTTTAGGAACGTCTGTGGATTCCTTCTGTGCAGAGTCCTAAAATGTGACACCTTTCATGAATTTCATTACAGTCTACAACCGCCACCTTTTACTGTCTATGCAGTTCTCTTGCCGTATTTACAGTATATCGGTAAAAGGTGCAAAGTTAAGAACACAACAAATGGATCCAATAATAAGACAATACAACATATTAATTCAACATGATTCTAAGAGAAAGCAAGGTTTAAATGTCAACAAGCAGACAaacctacactaccagtcaaaagtttggacacaggcatttttctttatttttactatttttcacattttagaataatagtaaagacatcaaaactacaaaataacacaaatggaactatgcagtgaccaaaaaagtgttaaacaaatcaaaacaatcttatattttagatccTTTAAAATAGTCGCCCtctgccttgatggaaaggcaaaggctttggaaagaaattcatacacaggcatcaacttcactatttatatttatttaaaaaacaaatttcaggcttttaagcataagcctttagatcaaaatggctttaagataatgaaaaacatagtacattcaatcaggtgtgtccaaacttttgattggtAGTGTATGCTTTGTCCATTGATAAAAAACAATGCCCCAGGTTTTTGGATCATTAGCCCCATCTAGTGTATTATTGATGTATTACGCCCAGGACACTGTACAGTATTAAATGTACCAGCGTTTTGGTGTCTATGACTTGTTGAAATACTGCAGAGGGTGGGGgattgtaaaaagaaaaatattaacCCTTCTCATCTTGAGCAAAGGTTTACATTAACATAAAGACATTAACAGAAACACAACTTACCTTTCTCCAAAGCACATAGAAAGccatgcaaaaataaaataacatcaaccgattgtatcgtgtagtaaACAGATATTCTGCAGTTTATAGCCAACTTGGCTAGTTCAACAATAGACAGTGGCTATGCAGTGTGACCAAAATGAAAGGTAGGCAATGTAAAGCAATAACACGTGAAGTGGTCAGGGTGGCAGAATGGAAAGGAAGGACATTTGCTTTCCAATCACTCTTGttacaagcacacacaggctTCATTTGCCGAGCCTAGATAAACATTATCTAGTGCCATTTTCTGTGGGCTAGCACTAACTGAAAGTGATAAATGCTTGCCTGATATCACTTACTCtgaattattgttattattagcaATACAGGGACTGAACTGCTTTCTTATTCTCCTAAAAGATAAACCAAAAACATGACCCTGTTTGTAAATCACCCAGTGCCATTAACACAGTGAACCCAGACCAGGCACTCAAAGAGAGAATATCAAGCACCAACATAACGTTGTGGCCCCGCTTAGAGCCGGGTCAACCAAAAACAAACCACCAATTGAAAACCACCAAGTGCCACATGCTTTCCCCTGTTGAGAAGACCTACACCTCCTATGATATCCCATCATGCAAAGTACGTACATCCTGTTTCTGAGGACCCTGTTCAGAGACCAGagacccttcctcctcctcctcctcctcctcctcctcctcctcattctcattctcttgTCCAGCCTCACTTCCTGGCACCTGAATGCACCCAAGACACAGCATAGGACGCAGTGGGGTGGGAGTTAAACGAATTATGAAAGGGAGAAAAGTTAGGGTGCATCCTTCTGTTCCATACTCTGAGCATACAGGCCTTAAAGTATGTCTATTAACAAACTCCCATCTTCTAGAAGACACTGAGAGGGACAAATATTAATTTCGTAAACTATTTCCTGCTCCGATATGCAATTCAGTGTGAAAAAGAGACATCGAGCACATTAGACAAAGATAGCAAAAGAAGAAACGAGCAGACAACACGGGTACAGACCAGTAGCATCTCAATGTAGCGGAGGCAAAATATCAAAGCGACTGAATGTTAGTTAATATGTACTTCGGATTGAGAGAGGAATCAATTGAATGGCAGAGACTTACTTTGGATTTTATCCTCTTCTCATCCACATCCTCTTCACCCTCTGGACTGCTGTCCGAATCCTTTTCAGTGAAAGATTCTGGGGGGATCGGcttcaaaccaaaagaacaaaATCAATGAGCAATAAGACAATAATCAGAGGTCGTTGAACCATAGTACACACTCATGATAATATCTGAGGATTGGACAGCTGTTAGGAATAGCATTAAGAATTATAGCTCactttatttacataaaatTTGGACATTTGGAATGTACAGTGAGTGTGTACTGTAGCgtttacagacacacattttCAGTTGCCGTGAGCTCAACCTTTAAACCCTATGGTAGAAGTGTTTGTCTATGTCTAATAATGGCGTATTACGATTTTGGTTTACTTTGATCCAAAGCTGTGAGAGGAACTTAACATAATTTCCACTAGGTGGCAGTGTACAAAAGATTCCTCCCTACATCCTCAGGAAATTGCATACCCGTTGCACACATGGCTGATTTTtgatgaatttttgaagttttaaaCTTTGGACGGTTGCTATATCGCCACCATCAGGAAGATTGGCCCAATATTAAAGAATGCATTGTTTTGGACAGGATTTAACTACAGTGCAAAGTAAGGCTATAGGATACAGAGCTGTTGATCAAGGATTACAAACTGGAGATGAAAGCAAGCAGAAGTCCACTGTCTACTTTATCAGCTCCCCCAACTCCCAATAAAGTTCTCAGTCTCAGCGGGGTATAACAACTTCTGAGACAAGGGCGACCCAAGCCTAAGGCCAACTGCTGGGGGATAAATATCATAAATTTACTTTgttggagagaaagatgaggcaGTACCTTGGGTGCAGTTAGCTCAACCTTTGGGTTGTTCTCAATCTCCCACAGCCCTTCGTTGAAGCCTTTCCTCTTGTTGGGCTTGGCGTACCTCTCTTTGTTAGGCTGGTAGGGAAATATATCTTTTGGACCAAGAAATGCACTGTTGGAAAGAAGGGTATTTTAAggcatttttttggggggggaagcTTGTCAATTTAATACTTTCAACACCATTAAAATTACCAAAGTTTTAAATTATTCCATATACTGTGTGTTAACTGTTCACTCTATTCATCCACTACTATTTGCTGATGTCTAGTCAAGTTGTTTTAGATGGCCATCTGGCAATGTTATCGTCTTGTGAAATCATGTTGCATGTTGCATGGCAATGTAGCAAGAATAAAAGAAATGCAAgtctgttttgtatgttttgcttGAAAAACATTGCATGCAACTGCACACACATCTTTGCATTCAAGGCTGTGCAGTGAGCTAAATAGTTCAGTCCTCCTCTATCCTTAGTTGGTTATGACAATGTGTCTTTGCGCATGAGAGCTTGGGGCACGGTGCAGAGCTGACTGTTGCAATACTGATGGCTCCAAGTGCTAAGACTTTAtatagtaaaatataaaatgtgaatGCAAAATATTATCAGTAACGGCAAGCTCAGAATAAAGTACCAGTTGCCCCATCTTCATGTTCAGTTTTGTTTGGCGGTATAATCATCTGTGGCTGTTTTACTTGACAATTTCACCATGGGTTAAATGTCCATGGGTATTAAGTTTGACCCACACTACTTTCTATTTGTGCTGGCCAATCAGACAACCCTAATGTTAAAACCTGTTGGTCCTATCAACTGGTTAACAGATTAGCTCATTACACTAGAGGAGGTGTTAGTCTACTGAAGGTTATGTGAGTGCAGTTAGCAGCTACTAACGTTTCATGGGTGCCAAAGAAGAAGATGGGGAACTTGATGTTGGATGGCTTCACAGCACCGTCAGGGACTTCATCAAtctggcagagaggaggggaaaagggtGTTTACTTGCagccaaaaacaacaacaatacatcATATTATTATGTCCAAGACTTACTCTTGCAGGCCAGTGGGGATAGCCCTTCATCTTGGCAAAGATCAGATCACCAGGTTTGAAATCTCGCGTCATGTTGAACGTTTTGgcacactgaaaaataaagataaatagGGATATCCGTTGACATCATTGTTGTTAATGATTCACCAAACAGCATCCATCCATGCATGCATGAAAAAGGGTTCACACATTCACTGGGTGCATGTGTCCCTCCCCCTAACAATTACCAAAATCATTCAGAGTCAACAGTTCATTCAAACGTGACAGTCATGTTCAGTATGGCAGAAGTAAAATGTATTCagttatacacattcacacgATGTATACAAGGTAACCTCTTTGACGCCTGCCACTTAACTAAAAGTTAGTTAACGAACAAGAGCAAGGTGCAAGCAAGGCAGCGTCAACATCTTATCAACATTAGTggaacacacagcacacatgctAACTAGCTGGTAGCTGCCCTATGCTATCTAAATGAAAACAGTTCCTTTCATTGACGTCCAGTTGCAAGTGTGTGCAGACTTACAACACGCCCgactaatttttattttatatcgAGAATACGTTTACCTGAAAAAGACAGCGCTCTCTTCCCGTGGAGTCCGCACGTTTTCCGCTCCCGCGCAGCACGGCGACAGACTATACCATAACACGACAGGCCGGGGGGGGCGTCTGTTTTCGTTACATTTCTTGCAAAACAAACTCTTAATATTAACTATCTCTGTTGTTTTTGGTTGAGCGATTCCAAAGGTCGGACTGTACCGTGTAGGGAACACGGAGTGCTTGTTAAACGATAGCCTGATCGATTCCAGGGACTCTATGAGGAAACTACCCCGAGTTGGATTTTATAGGCGTAACATATCTGCGCAAGTAACGGAGTTGAGGGTCTCGCATGGTACCAAAGCTCGTCTATTCAGAATATAAAACCACAATGCCGAACTTCCGCTCTGCAAAAGTGGGCGTCGCCTTTCACGCATGCGCTCTCACTCTCAGATTTGCTTCATAGTGACGTTACCATGGCGACGGATCAGGTACAGACTTAAATTATTTCTCAAAAACACTCATCGCAAGATTTTAGCTCTGTATGCCAACAGcactatgtttgtgtgtgatgtggtcCAAATAAACTTTAGCTGTTTTAGCGGGAGATAACAGTAAACCATATCTGGTAACTTTTCCATTAACGCCAACACATTATTGAAAGCACGTTGGTGGTACCCGGAAATAGGAGCAGAGTGGGAGCTCTGttattcttcctctctccttcctggcACTGATGCTGAAGCAGCAGTGCGGGCAGACCATGGGACAGACAGCAGTCACTCTGATGTAGGGCCCACCGATCAATTGTAATCGCACTATCTAGGTCTAGATTTATTTGGTTTGTTGTGATTTTTGAGTGCCAGGCCAACCCACATGCCTCACATCCCTTTGTCTTGCTTGTTCAATGAGTTTTCACACATGGATCTCTGACCATGGTCCAAAATTTGAATTAGCCTAACTATGTTTGTGAATGGCAACAATTAGGCTAATAGCCTGCGATATACCTGCTCTGAGAGTAAACGTTTTCTTGTCTCTCGGCTAATGAGTGCAAGGTTTCTTCATCACTTACAAAATGTGGACATCTGTCGGAAAAGTCTTGCACTTCCTTGACGCCTCAGGGTGCTATCTCTGTATTTGGTTGGCATTTAGTGTCCTCTGGTGGTTATATCGTACCTAACAGGCTACAGTCACTTGAATCTAATAACACTAGCGATGGATTGCTCTCCTGCCATGTTTGCTTCATATAGTCAGCAGcagaggtatttttttttttttgctgttcatcATTTTAATAGGCTTTCACAT from the Centroberyx gerrardi isolate f3 chromosome 3, fCenGer3.hap1.cur.20231027, whole genome shotgun sequence genome contains:
- the psip1a gene encoding PC4 and SFRS1 interacting protein 1a isoform X2; amino-acid sequence: MTRDFKPGDLIFAKMKGYPHWPARIDEVPDGAVKPSNIKFPIFFFGTHETAFLGPKDIFPYQPNKERYAKPNKRKGFNEGLWEIENNPKVELTAPKPIPPESFTEKDSDSSPEGEEDVDEKRIKSKDSAQKESTDVPKPKRGRKKKSEADQDTDKEDAPSSPTSPPGGEGPKRRGRKPKSEKMLLLQQQDAQGSGSEMDSAESDKKRKRAAEDKSKSGEEEKRKKKEDSKGKDADGKEPEAKRKRQAKDDSSSGSEDEEKNKGRKRQNNSMETEKDVRRRKVDELREQNKDDGKKGEERKGDKKKEISADLKLQRLHSEIKISLKIDNPDVKKCLEALDEIGTLQVTTQHLQKHSELIATLKKIRRFKASQDIMDKATMLYNKFKSMFLVGEGDSVLSQVLNKSIAEQRQHEEAKKGALKRAEQAREHNSDNKMTNGDFNPDDKKQEIEREKLLEEASAGENRSAPKAQEEST
- the psip1a gene encoding PC4 and SFRS1 interacting protein 1a isoform X1; its protein translation is MTRDFKPGDLIFAKMKGYPHWPARIDEVPDGAVKPSNIKFPIFFFGTHETAFLGPKDIFPYQPNKERYAKPNKRKGFNEGLWEIENNPKVELTAPKPIPPESFTEKDSDSSPEGEEDVDEKRIKSKVPGSEAGQENENEEEEEEEEEEEEGSLVSEQGPQKQDDSAQKESTDVPKPKRGRKKKSEADQDTDKEDAPSSPTSPPGGEGPKRRGRKPKSEKMLLLQQQDAQGSGSEMDSAESDKKRKRAAEDKSKSGEEEKRKKKEDSKGKDADGKEPEAKRKRQAKDDSSSGSEDEEKNKGRKRQNNSMETEKDVRRRKVDELREQNKDDGKKGEERKGDKKKEISADLKLQRLHSEIKISLKIDNPDVKKCLEALDEIGTLQVTTQHLQKHSELIATLKKIRRFKASQDIMDKATMLYNKFKSMFLVGEGDSVLSQVLNKSIAEQRQHEEAKKGALKRAEQAREHNSDNKMTNGDFNPDDKKQEIEREKLLEEASAGENRSAPKAQEEST